One Methanobrevibacter arboriphilus JCM 13429 = DSM 1125 DNA segment encodes these proteins:
- a CDS encoding sugar phosphate isomerase/epimerase family protein has protein sequence MKIGVSSSSIYEKSLQKSLEYAEKLGIKYVEIMNEYPNDSVDADMMNSYDIKYSIHSPITDLNIASLNKSIQKASINEIKKSIDLANKLDSDIVVIHPSGMTILGYPCEDKILSTCKESLEICGKYGEDNGVMATVENMPHSDWLIHQDILKLNELLLEINMYMTLDIGHASTMGYKEKDLYFDSVKHLHLSDNFLDKDLHLGLGKGKIDFKSIIKIFKKNNYKGKYILEINDKSPIIDSINY, from the coding sequence ATGAAAATAGGAGTTTCATCATCATCAATTTATGAAAAAAGCCTTCAAAAAAGTTTAGAATATGCTGAAAAATTAGGTATCAAGTATGTTGAAATAATGAACGAATATCCGAATGATTCAGTCGATGCTGATATGATGAACTCTTATGATATTAAATATAGTATACATTCACCAATTACAGATTTAAATATAGCTTCCTTAAATAAATCTATTCAAAAAGCTTCAATAAACGAGATAAAAAAATCTATAGATTTAGCTAACAAGTTAGATAGTGACATTGTTGTAATACACCCCTCTGGAATGACAATTTTAGGTTACCCCTGTGAAGATAAAATATTGTCTACATGCAAAGAATCATTAGAGATATGTGGAAAATATGGAGAAGATAATGGAGTTATGGCCACTGTAGAAAATATGCCCCATAGTGATTGGCTAATCCATCAAGACATTTTAAAATTAAATGAATTGCTATTAGAGATCAATATGTATATGACCTTAGATATAGGCCATGCTTCTACAATGGGATATAAAGAAAAAGATTTATATTTCGATTCAGTTAAACACTTACACTTATCTGACAATTTTCTTGATAAAGATCTGCATTTAGGATTAGGAAAAGGAAAGATAGATTTTAAAAGTATAATTAAAATATTTAAAAAAAATAATTATAAAGGAAAATACATACTGGAAATTAATGATAAATCTCCAATAATTGATAGTATAAATTACTAA
- a CDS encoding ECF transporter S component, with amino-acid sequence MEIMSLTYWIIFFILIVGIFIVFFKMFEKSKPTVENIVIIAILIAIAALGTLPTAAIPGVQAASFIIIMTGIVFGKKTGFVTGALTPIVTGLFLGLGFWTVLQMVGWGLMGFNAGILSKKLKNNTPSRAVFGLGWGILYGWITNIGMLPFLGTISLGSVLGVYAASFTFDLIHGIVNAILLILLFGTFERIFLRAKEKYFLDNTIA; translated from the coding sequence ATGGAAATCATGTCTTTAACTTACTGGATAATATTTTTCATATTAATTGTTGGAATATTCATTGTGTTTTTCAAGATGTTTGAAAAATCCAAGCCGACTGTAGAAAATATTGTTATTATAGCTATTTTAATAGCTATAGCTGCATTGGGAACTCTTCCAACAGCAGCAATTCCTGGTGTTCAGGCTGCATCATTTATTATTATAATGACAGGTATTGTTTTTGGGAAAAAAACAGGATTCGTGACTGGTGCTTTAACACCTATAGTAACAGGACTATTTTTAGGATTAGGATTTTGGACTGTTTTACAAATGGTTGGCTGGGGGCTTATGGGTTTTAATGCAGGAATCTTAAGCAAAAAATTAAAAAATAATACACCTTCAAGAGCAGTCTTTGGTTTAGGCTGGGGAATCCTTTATGGATGGATAACTAACATAGGAATGCTGCCTTTCTTAGGAACTATTTCATTAGGGTCTGTACTAGGAGTATATGCAGCAAGTTTTACATTTGATCTAATTCATGGTATAGTAAATGCTATTTTATTGATATTATTATTTGGAACATTCGAAAGAATATTCCTAAGAGCAAAAGAAAAATACTTTTTAGACAATACAATAGCTTAA
- a CDS encoding ABC transporter ATP-binding protein, with translation MEKIMAMEENMELIRFNDFSFEYSDNEKIFSKLNLTVNRGDFVLFCGPSGCGKTTLLMNLKNEIKPIGNEEGIIYYDGENIRQLSKEKSAREIGFLFQNPENQFVCDTVIQEISFSLENMGTPTEEIRTRIAEISTFFSLDKLLYKKVDELSGGQKQLVNLCSLLVLKPKVLLLDEPTSQLDPIASYDFLSILRRLNEEFSITILMTEHRINNVFPFIDKAVFIDEGLIAYNNHPREICLETCTNPIFSNYLPSTALIHFLFKEYYSFSQDRIVPLSIREGLNDMYEMNQELLNNSKNTFYDEYKLLNEKILNETKSGAKIDKNKTIFKCENLWFGYNKNHVIIKEVSFEIKEGEFISILGGNGTGKSTLLQLLVKILKPIKGKVKHDKKIKLGYVHQNPMIHFRFETVEEELNTENSEIISENKENIMDKKEKKDLIKFFEIENLLKKHPYDCSGGEQQKIAIVKSLLRKPDVLFLDEPTKGLDPIFKKNLGDKFQKLQKNGLSIVMVTHDIDFAADYSSRSFLIFDGKIQVDTTPKDMFCNNNFYTTFVNRMVKNYIPKCVTLKDLKNIWKV, from the coding sequence ATGGAAAAAATTATGGCAATGGAGGAAAATATGGAACTAATAAGATTCAATGATTTCAGTTTTGAATATTCTGATAATGAAAAAATTTTTTCTAAGCTAAATCTTACAGTGAATAGAGGAGATTTTGTACTATTCTGTGGACCATCTGGTTGTGGAAAAACAACATTGCTAATGAACTTAAAAAATGAAATTAAACCTATTGGAAATGAAGAAGGAATAATTTACTATGATGGAGAAAATATAAGACAACTTAGTAAAGAAAAATCTGCAAGAGAGATAGGTTTTTTATTTCAAAATCCTGAAAATCAATTTGTTTGTGATACAGTAATTCAAGAAATTAGCTTTTCTTTAGAAAATATGGGGACTCCTACAGAAGAAATCAGAACAAGAATAGCTGAAATATCAACATTTTTTTCTCTAGATAAGCTACTTTATAAAAAAGTAGATGAACTATCTGGTGGGCAAAAACAGCTAGTTAATTTATGCTCACTTTTAGTTTTAAAACCCAAAGTATTACTTTTAGATGAACCCACTTCTCAACTAGATCCTATTGCATCATATGATTTTCTATCAATACTTCGAAGATTAAATGAAGAATTTTCAATAACAATACTAATGACAGAACATAGAATAAATAATGTATTCCCATTTATTGACAAAGCTGTTTTTATAGATGAAGGATTAATTGCATATAATAACCATCCAAGAGAAATATGTTTAGAAACATGCACCAATCCAATATTTTCTAATTATCTGCCTTCAACTGCATTAATTCATTTTTTATTTAAAGAATATTATTCATTTTCTCAAGATAGAATAGTTCCACTTAGTATAAGAGAAGGGTTAAATGATATGTATGAAATGAATCAGGAATTACTGAATAATTCAAAAAACACCTTTTATGATGAATATAAACTATTAAATGAAAAAATATTAAATGAAACAAAATCAGGGGCAAAAATAGATAAAAATAAAACTATTTTTAAGTGTGAAAATCTTTGGTTTGGATATAATAAAAATCATGTTATAATAAAAGAAGTATCATTTGAAATTAAAGAAGGAGAATTTATTAGTATTTTAGGGGGAAATGGTACTGGAAAGAGTACTTTATTACAATTATTAGTTAAAATCCTCAAACCAATCAAAGGAAAAGTGAAACATGATAAAAAAATCAAGTTAGGATATGTTCATCAAAATCCAATGATACATTTTAGATTTGAAACTGTTGAAGAAGAATTAAATACAGAAAATTCAGAGATTATTTCAGAGAATAAAGAAAATATTATGGATAAAAAAGAAAAAAAAGATCTAATAAAGTTTTTTGAAATAGAAAACTTACTGAAAAAACATCCTTATGACTGTAGTGGTGGTGAACAGCAGAAAATAGCTATTGTGAAATCATTATTAAGAAAACCAGATGTATTATTCTTAGATGAACCTACTAAAGGTCTTGATCCCATATTCAAAAAAAATCTTGGTGATAAGTTCCAAAAACTTCAAAAAAATGGATTATCCATAGTGATGGTTACACATGATATTGATTTTGCAGCTGATTATTCTAGTAGAAGTTTTTTAATTTTTGATGGGAAAATTCAAGTTGATACAACCCCTAAAGATATGTTTTGTAATAATAATTTTTATACAACATTTGTAAACAGAATGGTGAAAAATTATATACCTAAATGTGTAACTTTAAAAGATTTAAAGAATATATGGAAGGTTTAA
- a CDS encoding energy-coupling factor transporter transmembrane component T, with amino-acid sequence MNLNTIHPGVISVYYIILILFSLLFNNIYYLMSLLIFIILLIYLQRGEKEIVTTLKYFIPMSLIIIILNPLFSHVGTTKIYLFNNLFNNAFNGYFITLESLVYGFLMAFSLLIILLLFLSFNKYVDYQKILYLISNHFPTVSMIGVMAMRFIPLLNYRLGEVNKIFKFNHDNSNEKRIDKVRKMGSMLAIVISWSLEESMLTAKSMKARGYGITERTSYLKYNIHKIDIIIILIIAITSILSLIGLYYGFGNIEIYPTLDTSFFKFPLNMYYIIFLFLLSPLIFLELMERILWKYHGKNYGNGGKYGTNKIQ; translated from the coding sequence ATGAATCTAAATACAATACATCCTGGAGTAATATCAGTTTATTATATTATACTCATATTATTTTCACTTTTATTTAATAATATTTATTATTTAATGAGTTTATTGATATTTATAATTCTATTAATTTATCTACAGAGAGGAGAAAAAGAAATAGTTACCACATTAAAATATTTTATCCCAATGTCTTTAATAATTATTATTTTAAACCCATTATTTTCACATGTAGGAACCACAAAAATTTACTTATTCAATAATTTATTCAATAATGCATTTAATGGCTATTTTATTACTCTTGAATCTTTAGTTTATGGATTTTTAATGGCATTTTCATTGTTAATAATATTATTGCTTTTTTTATCTTTTAATAAATATGTTGATTATCAAAAAATCCTTTATTTAATATCCAATCATTTTCCTACTGTATCAATGATTGGAGTGATGGCTATGAGATTTATACCATTATTAAACTATAGATTAGGAGAAGTTAATAAAATATTTAAATTCAATCATGATAATTCAAATGAAAAAAGAATAGATAAAGTTAGAAAAATGGGATCTATGTTAGCCATTGTAATATCATGGTCTTTAGAAGAATCTATGTTAACTGCAAAGTCTATGAAAGCTAGAGGATATGGAATTACTGAAAGAACAAGCTATTTAAAATATAATATTCATAAAATTGATATTATTATAATTTTAATAATAGCTATAACTTCAATATTATCATTAATAGGATTATACTATGGCTTTGGAAATATTGAGATTTACCCTACTTTAGATACATCGTTTTTTAAATTTCCATTGAACATGTATTATATAATATTTTTATTTTTACTTTCACCTTTAATATTTTTAGAATTGATGGAAAGGATATTATGGAAATATCATGGAAAAAATTATGGCAATGGAGGAAAATATGGAACTAATAAGATTCAATGA
- a CDS encoding DUF2149 domain-containing protein: MARRDRKNRRSSRVEEDPMAGTTNLVDAMLVISVGLLVFLVMSWNMQSVVFSDMTAEEKQETMKEMQKVSQVNQGEELNDTPNTTESSGQGYVEMGKVYKDPSTGKLIMVEG; the protein is encoded by the coding sequence ATGGCAAGAAGAGATAGGAAAAACAGAAGATCCTCAAGAGTAGAAGAAGACCCTATGGCTGGAACAACCAACTTAGTAGATGCAATGCTTGTAATATCAGTAGGTTTACTGGTATTTTTAGTAATGTCATGGAATATGCAAAGTGTAGTATTCAGTGACATGACAGCAGAAGAAAAGCAAGAAACAATGAAAGAAATGCAAAAAGTATCGCAAGTTAACCAAGGAGAAGAACTAAACGACACACCCAACACAACCGAAAGCTCAGGACAAGGATACGTAGAAATGGGAAAAGTATACAAAGACCCATCAACGGGAAAACTCATAATGGTAGAAGGATAA
- a CDS encoding MotA/TolQ/ExbB proton channel family protein encodes MVTSIPGSDILTSGLNVISQSLLIPVIVILLIFVVYAVITLGGLISEYTSRKKIPANTIKNLIYEISDSENPEEVKKVINDSIIPKSQKKILTELASSENLKNKSRLALANKYIESEENHIDKIVEKTDIVTRIGPTLGLMGTLIPMGPGLAALGSGDVTALSQAIIVAFDTTVVGIGAGAVAYLVSKIRRRWYDDYLSNLDALSDAILEYMET; translated from the coding sequence ATGGTTACAAGTATTCCGGGTAGTGATATTTTAACTTCTGGTTTGAATGTTATTTCTCAAAGTTTATTAATACCAGTGATAGTAATATTGCTGATTTTTGTAGTATATGCAGTAATAACCCTTGGTGGTTTAATTTCAGAATACACAAGCAGAAAAAAAATACCTGCAAACACAATAAAAAATTTGATATATGAAATATCGGATTCTGAAAACCCTGAAGAAGTTAAAAAAGTTATAAACGATTCAATAATCCCCAAAAGTCAAAAAAAGATTCTAACAGAACTAGCATCATCTGAAAATTTAAAAAATAAATCAAGACTTGCACTTGCAAATAAATATATTGAAAGTGAAGAAAACCATATCGACAAAATAGTTGAAAAAACAGACATAGTAACAAGAATTGGCCCTACATTAGGATTAATGGGAACATTAATACCAATGGGACCAGGACTAGCAGCACTAGGAAGCGGAGATGTAACAGCACTATCACAAGCAATAATAGTAGCATTCGACACAACCGTAGTTGGGATCGGGGCCGGAGCAGTAGCATACCTAGTATCCAAAATCCGCAGAAGATGGTACGATGACTACCTATCCAACCTAGACGCACTATCAGACGCTATCCTTGAATACATGGAAACTTAA
- a CDS encoding DUF2162 domain-containing protein, whose amino-acid sequence MDIVAILWQLGVLSAILVFGLKIGLASGLANLSKKALATIVISYGIGVLIITLIASYYSSQITEIMYTYNSGFFLIMAAIMIISGVLTIREWKIHEKNTSKTAAIAIIAPCPCCFLSIVVSILVVAPTIGLTPFNLSQYAALALMIVIITAYFGANIFNKIVKKPYPVVLGNFMFFLGLYFLISSLILPNISSVLANPMGKISIESTGSLIIAFLLFIGLLIAGRIINKKISNLNN is encoded by the coding sequence ATGGATATAGTAGCAATATTATGGCAATTAGGTGTTTTATCTGCAATTTTAGTTTTTGGATTAAAGATAGGTCTTGCTTCTGGCTTAGCTAATCTTTCAAAGAAAGCATTAGCAACAATAGTAATAAGTTATGGAATAGGAGTTTTAATAATCACTTTAATCGCATCATATTATTCATCTCAAATAACAGAGATAATGTACACTTATAACAGTGGATTTTTCCTAATAATGGCAGCTATTATGATTATTTCAGGTGTATTAACTATAAGAGAATGGAAAATACACGAAAAAAACACGTCTAAAACAGCTGCAATTGCAATTATTGCACCATGTCCTTGTTGTTTCTTATCAATAGTAGTGAGTATATTAGTAGTAGCTCCAACAATAGGCCTAACACCTTTTAACCTAAGCCAATACGCAGCATTAGCTTTAATGATAGTCATAATTACTGCATACTTTGGAGCAAACATATTCAATAAGATAGTTAAAAAACCATATCCAGTTGTACTTGGAAATTTCATGTTCTTTTTAGGATTATATTTCCTCATTTCTTCATTAATACTCCCAAACATAAGCAGTGTATTAGCAAATCCTATGGGAAAAATTTCAATCGAATCAACAGGCTCACTAATCATAGCATTCCTACTATTCATAGGATTACTAATAGCAGGAAGAATTATAAACAAAAAAATAAGCAATCTCAATAATTAA